Proteins found in one Panicum hallii strain FIL2 chromosome 4, PHallii_v3.1, whole genome shotgun sequence genomic segment:
- the LOC112890529 gene encoding uncharacterized protein LOC112890529, which yields MNNQSLPCNPTSIPLCPLFLASAHSRSDAPTVAVLPPPRRPQLPQIQIQPLPGSLPSARHPDGCLPLSLDPDPDPDRLLRGSARRARSSFPRRRADLSHGRQRAQLLPAAPSGALPRPLARAVSAHSAERSSPAAACERLMPAPPSGALPLSLAFYQDRSTKWTARANKKAGFRGHGLFTSGIPRSKSWHGVDHSCCSWCVYMPLNLSTGEKSSSWNCELLSIL from the exons ATGAACAATCAGTCG CTCCCATGCAACCCCACCTCCATTCCCCTCTGCCCTCTCTTCCTCGCCTCGGCCCACAGCCGCTCCGACGCCCCAACGGTGGCCGTGCTCCCTCCTCCCCGCAGGCCACAACTTCCTCAGATTCAGATCCAACCCCTTCCTGGCTCCCTCCCCTCCGCGCGTCACCCCGACGGCTGCCTCCCCCTGTCGCTCGACCCCGACCCCGACCCCGACCGCCTCCTCCGTGGCTCCGCCCGTCGCGCGCGAAGCTCCTTCCCTCGCCGCCGGGCGGATCTCTCCCACGGCCGCCAGCGCGCGCAGCTCCTGCCCGCGGCTCCGAGCGGCGCTCTCCCGCGGCCGCTCGCGCGCGCGGTTTCTGCCCACAGCGCCGAGCGGAGCTCTCCCGCGGCCGCTTGCGAGCGGCTCATGCCCGCCCCGCCTAGTGGAGCTCTCCCGCTCAGCCTGGCCTTCTACCAGGACCGCTCGACCAAATGGACAGCAAGGGCAAACAAAAAAGCAGGATTTCGTGGCCACGGTCTTTTCACCAGCG GGATTCCGAGAAGCAAGTCTTGGCATGGAGTGGATCATAGCTGTTGTTCATGGTGCGTGTATATGCCTCTGAATCT GTCAACAGGAGAGAAATCTAGTTCCTGGAATTGCGAGCTTTTATCTATACTTTGA
- the LOC112889888 gene encoding formate dehydrogenase 1, mitochondrial — MAMWRAAARQLVDRALGARAAHTSAGSKKIVGVFYKAGEYADKNPNFVGCVEGALGIRNWLESQGHHYIVTDDKEGPNSELEKHIEDMHVLITTPFHPAYVTAERIKKAKNLELLLTAGIGSDHIDLPAAAAAGLTVAEVTGSNTVSVAEDELLRILILVRNFLPGYQQVVQGEWNVAGIAHRAYDLEGKTVGTVGAGRIGRLLLQRLKPFNCNLLYHDRLQIDPELEKEIGAKFEEDLDAMLPKCDVIVINTPLTEKTRGMFNKERIAKMKKGVIVVNNARGAIMDTQAVADACSSGHIAGYGGDVWFPQPAPKDHPWRYMPNHAMTPHISGTTIDAQLRYAEGVKDMLDRYFKGEDFPVQNYIVKEGQLASQYQ; from the exons ATGGCGATGTGGAGGGCGGCCGCGAGGCAGCTGGTCGACCGGGCTCTCGGCGCAAGGGCCGCGCAC ACATCTGCAGGCAGCAAGAAGATCGTGGGGGTGTTCTACAAGGCCGGCGAGTACGCCGAcaagaaccccaacttcgtcgGTTGCGTAGAGGGGGCACTCGGCATCCGCAACTGGCTCGAATCACAGGGCCATCACTACATTGTCACCGATGATAAGGAGGGCCCCAACAGCG AACTGGAGAAGCACATTGAAGACATGCATGTCCTGATTACCACCCCATTCCACCCAGCTTATGTTACTGCAGAGAGGATTAAGAAGGCAAAGAACCTGGAGCTTCTTCTCACGGCTGGAATCGGCTCCGATCACATTGATTTGCCAGCAGCCGCTGCTGCAGGCTTAACCGTGGCAGAGGTTACTGGAAGTAACACAGTCTCCGTGGCAGAAGATGAGCTCTTGCGCATTCTGATTCTGGTCAGGAACTTCTTGCCTGGGTATCAACAGGTGGTTCAGGGAGAGTGGAACGTCGCAGGCATTGCCCACAGAGCTTATGATCTTGAAGGAAAAACTGTTGGAACTGTTGGGGCCGGTCGGATCGGCAGGCTCTTGCTTCAGCGTCTTAAGCCCTTCAACTGCAACCTGCTTTACCATGACCGACTTCAGATCGATCCAGAGCTTGAGAAAGAAATTGGTGCCAAGTTTGAAGAGGACCTGGATGCTATGCTTCCAAAGTGTGATGTGATTGTGATCAACACACCACTTACCGAGAAAACAAG AGGCATGTTTAACAAAGAGAGGATCGCAAAGATGAAGAAAGGTGTAATTGTTGTGAATAATGCTCGAGGAGCAATTATGGATACTCAGGCAGTTGCAGACGCTTGTTCCAGTGGTCACATTGCTG GGTACGGTGGCGATGTGTGGTTCCCCCAGCCAGCACCGAAGGATCACCCCTGGCGCTACATGCCTAACCATGCCATGACCCCCCACATCTCTGGGACTACAATTGATGCTCAG CTGCGGTATGCTGAGGGTGTGAAGGACATGCTGGACAGGTACTTCAAGGGTGAGGACTTCCCCGTGCAAAACTACATCGTCAAGGAAGGCCAGCTCGCAAGCCAGTACCAGTGA